Proteins co-encoded in one Anabaena sphaerica FACHB-251 genomic window:
- a CDS encoding GNAT family N-acetyltransferase, which produces MTEPYLSKFSLNKLNPKLALKSWFFHPHRQQSTDARIPNSCQFQIRAATSADLPGIAQIIAESFHSQKGLWGWAFPLFRLGIYEDLRHRLASMTPHQVCLVAVDTSPSATNQILGTVELGVRFSDNWANVHKRFPYLSNLAVHPKYRRHGLASSLLIGCEQVCQDWGFDDLYLHVLENNHQARQLYFKLGYRVYKVESHWHSFFLYPSRQIFLHKHLTNK; this is translated from the coding sequence ATGACAGAGCCATACTTAAGTAAATTTTCGTTAAATAAACTTAATCCTAAACTAGCTTTGAAATCCTGGTTTTTTCACCCACATCGTCAACAGTCTACAGATGCACGCATCCCAAATTCCTGTCAATTCCAAATCCGTGCAGCTACATCTGCTGATTTGCCTGGTATTGCCCAAATAATTGCTGAAAGCTTTCACTCCCAAAAAGGTTTATGGGGATGGGCTTTTCCATTATTCCGTTTGGGTATTTATGAAGACTTAAGGCATCGTCTAGCGTCAATGACACCTCATCAGGTTTGTTTGGTGGCTGTTGACACTAGTCCGAGTGCCACTAATCAAATACTGGGAACTGTAGAACTAGGTGTACGCTTTAGCGATAATTGGGCAAATGTTCACAAGCGTTTTCCCTACTTGTCTAATTTAGCTGTTCACCCAAAATACCGTAGGCATGGTTTGGCTTCTAGTTTACTGATTGGTTGTGAACAAGTTTGCCAAGACTGGGGATTTGACGATTTGTATCTTCATGTCTTGGAAAATAACCATCAAGCTAGGCAGCTATATTTCAAGCTGGGATATCGGGTGTATAAAGTTGAATCTCATTGGCACAGCTTTTTTCTCTATCCCTCACGGCAGATTTTCTTGCATAAACACCTGACAAATAAATGA
- a CDS encoding response regulator, translating to MELLAQEGDIAVIISDQRMPMMSGTEFLSLTATQYPDIIRIILTGYTDVEDLVEAINSGKVFKYVTKPWEAEELKAVVRQALDTHNVLKARTRELTRTLRRESLLNTVTNTIRSALDYRQILQTIVDTVGHMLEVDVCLLRPFQDEQLADEGFIYQKSAQETFPEQQRWADGKNNSSFHPIAEGNERPSIENLDSITPLPLLAQTVWEIGEVQVIHDVAGDERIQGDEERAAAFSDANICSSLVVPLICQQELRAVLALHQCYQSRIWEEEEVQLVSIVADQAALALSQAYAYEQVEALAKREALINTITREIRSSLDPQDIFSAITQRLGKALHVDGCVLSLWTQEDEFVQCVGLYDSSKHLDHFSENQISRNRQSLTQHLSSSQAPIQKNPILKEILKTKEPVVITDITHSPADVQAFDLPLKMRPRSLMVVPLLIDGQCIGSITLREGDKIRKWLPSEIELTKSVAAQAAIAVQQSRLYQTTREQAERLIQLDRQKTEFFQNISHEFRTPITLIQGPLESAVEMGEGLSHAQSTIALRNSRRLLRLVNQLLDLQRLDAGRMQPSFHPCNFVEFVTQIVESFRPYCEKKGLRVVTDLFECPTVYLDMEKFDKVVYNLLSNAMKFTPNGGKITVRLFNDGNACILQIQDTGIGILPEQIPHLFERFRQAEGSENRSYEGSGLGLSLVKELVELHGGEVRVQSVYGQGTQFSIRLLTGPDHLPPEQLLDTPYELNISRANVELADLEHLESTADNTEFTSRNLSPSLQTGDSNGQVHTHPSTEQLILVVDDNPDMRAYVSEILRHNGYQVATARNGYEGYNLAREILPSLIITDLMMPLVTGLEMIQMIRTDDMMRGTPMILLTAKADEETRIEGTEYGADAYLAKPFNDRELLAEARNLLALKENEKRVLELNTYLTESVLKRFLPSALVKKAASGTLSLDLRPEPRLVTVLFSDIVGFTQLSNTLRSRKVAEVLNEYLEIMTKVVFNNGGTVDKFMGDAILALYGAPEELTPNEQVRRAINTARGMQRALVTLNKRWLEQGIFETDGRKGVQFRCGIHQGTAVVGMFGSEERADYTAIGPSVNIAARLQAAAVPGTILVSAAVADYLQEEEITKGSPLELKGIDETVLTFVVRTDLDSYITNDSSSTGS from the coding sequence CTGGAATTGCTGGCACAAGAGGGAGACATCGCAGTGATCATCTCCGATCAACGGATGCCGATGATGAGCGGTACAGAATTTTTGAGCCTAACAGCAACTCAATACCCAGATATTATTCGGATTATTCTAACTGGCTACACCGATGTTGAAGACTTGGTGGAAGCTATTAATTCTGGCAAGGTATTTAAATATGTTACGAAGCCCTGGGAAGCTGAAGAACTTAAGGCTGTAGTCCGCCAAGCTTTGGACACCCATAATGTCCTCAAAGCCAGAACTCGCGAACTCACTCGTACACTGCGTAGAGAATCTCTGCTCAATACTGTCACTAATACTATTCGTAGCGCCCTGGACTATCGGCAAATTTTACAAACCATTGTCGATACAGTAGGGCATATGTTGGAGGTGGATGTGTGCCTGTTGCGTCCCTTCCAGGATGAGCAATTGGCAGATGAAGGATTTATCTACCAAAAATCTGCTCAAGAAACATTTCCGGAGCAACAGAGATGGGCTGATGGGAAAAATAATTCTTCTTTCCACCCAATAGCTGAAGGTAATGAAAGGCCATCCATCGAGAATCTAGACTCCATCACCCCATTACCTCTTTTGGCTCAGACAGTTTGGGAAATCGGTGAAGTGCAGGTAATTCATGATGTGGCTGGTGATGAGCGCATCCAAGGTGATGAAGAACGGGCTGCGGCTTTTAGCGATGCCAATATCTGCTCTAGTTTAGTTGTACCACTGATTTGTCAACAAGAACTAAGAGCAGTATTAGCTTTACATCAGTGTTATCAATCGCGTATTTGGGAAGAGGAAGAGGTACAACTGGTATCAATTGTCGCTGACCAGGCTGCGTTGGCTTTGTCTCAAGCCTATGCTTATGAACAAGTAGAAGCTTTAGCAAAGAGAGAAGCTTTAATTAATACAATTACTAGAGAAATTCGCTCTAGTCTAGACCCACAAGATATATTTTCAGCCATAACCCAGCGATTGGGAAAAGCTTTACACGTAGATGGTTGTGTTCTGTCTTTATGGACACAGGAAGATGAATTTGTCCAATGTGTAGGTTTGTATGACAGTTCTAAACATTTAGATCATTTTTCAGAAAATCAGATCAGCAGGAATCGCCAATCTTTAACTCAGCACTTATCCAGTTCCCAAGCCCCGATCCAGAAAAATCCTATTCTAAAAGAAATATTAAAGACAAAAGAGCCTGTGGTAATTACGGATATAACTCACTCGCCCGCAGATGTCCAGGCTTTTGATTTACCGTTGAAAATGCGACCGCGATCGCTCATGGTCGTTCCCCTACTAATTGATGGCCAATGTATCGGTAGTATTACGCTGAGAGAAGGTGATAAAATCCGTAAGTGGCTACCCTCAGAAATTGAACTAACCAAATCAGTAGCAGCCCAAGCAGCGATCGCCGTTCAACAATCACGCTTATACCAAACAACTCGTGAACAAGCGGAACGTTTAATCCAACTAGATAGACAAAAAACCGAATTTTTCCAAAATATCTCCCATGAATTTCGGACTCCCATCACCTTGATTCAAGGACCACTGGAGTCAGCAGTGGAAATGGGTGAAGGGTTATCCCATGCCCAAAGTACGATCGCCCTCCGCAATTCTCGCCGTCTCCTGCGATTGGTAAATCAGCTGCTAGATTTACAACGCCTAGACGCTGGTAGAATGCAACCGAGTTTCCACCCTTGCAATTTTGTCGAATTTGTTACCCAAATTGTTGAATCATTTCGTCCCTATTGTGAGAAAAAGGGGCTGAGAGTCGTTACTGATTTGTTTGAATGCCCGACAGTCTACTTGGATATGGAAAAATTTGACAAGGTAGTTTATAATCTGTTGTCAAATGCCATGAAATTTACTCCCAATGGAGGTAAAATCACTGTTAGATTGTTCAATGATGGTAATGCCTGTATTTTGCAAATTCAAGATACAGGAATTGGCATTCTTCCCGAACAAATTCCCCACCTATTTGAGCGGTTCCGTCAAGCTGAAGGCTCAGAAAACCGCAGCTATGAAGGCAGTGGATTGGGTTTATCCCTAGTTAAAGAATTGGTAGAACTGCACGGTGGCGAAGTCAGAGTACAATCAGTTTATGGACAAGGTACTCAATTTAGCATCCGTCTGTTGACTGGCCCAGATCACTTACCTCCAGAGCAGTTACTAGATACACCATACGAATTAAATATCAGCCGTGCCAATGTAGAATTAGCTGATCTAGAACACTTAGAATCAACAGCAGACAATACAGAATTTACCAGCAGAAATTTATCACCCAGTTTACAAACTGGAGACTCTAACGGACAAGTTCATACTCACCCATCTACTGAGCAATTAATCTTAGTCGTAGACGATAACCCAGATATGCGAGCTTATGTGTCAGAAATTCTCCGTCACAATGGCTATCAAGTAGCTACTGCTCGTAACGGTTACGAAGGATATAATTTAGCACGAGAAATTCTTCCCAGCCTGATCATTACTGACTTAATGATGCCCTTGGTGACGGGACTAGAAATGATTCAGATGATCCGCACCGATGATATGATGCGTGGTACACCCATGATTCTCCTCACGGCAAAGGCTGATGAGGAAACTCGCATTGAAGGAACAGAATATGGTGCAGATGCTTATTTAGCTAAACCATTTAATGACCGGGAACTTCTAGCAGAGGCACGCAATCTTTTAGCCTTGAAGGAAAATGAAAAACGCGTCTTGGAATTAAACACCTACCTGACAGAATCAGTACTCAAACGCTTTTTACCATCTGCTTTAGTCAAGAAAGCAGCTTCTGGAACTTTGTCCCTAGATTTGCGGCCAGAACCGCGCTTAGTTACAGTTTTGTTTAGTGACATTGTGGGTTTTACTCAGCTATCCAATACTCTCAGATCCCGAAAAGTCGCAGAGGTGCTGAATGAATATTTAGAAATCATGACCAAAGTTGTTTTTAACAATGGTGGTACTGTGGATAAATTTATGGGCGATGCTATCTTAGCCTTGTACGGAGCGCCAGAAGAACTAACACCAAATGAACAGGTACGTCGTGCTATCAATACTGCCAGAGGAATGCAACGTGCTTTAGTTACTTTAAATAAGCGTTGGCTCGAACAAGGTATATTTGAAACTGATGGGCGCAAAGGCGTACAGTTTCGCTGTGGCATCCACCAAGGTACAGCAGTTGTAGGAATGTTTGGTAGTGAAGAACGTGCTGATTATACAGCGATTGGTCCGAGTGTAAATATTGCTGCTAGGTTACAAGCTGCGGCTGTCCCTGGTACTATCTTGGTTTCTGCTGCTGTTGCAGATTATTTACAGGAAGAAGAAATTACTAAAGGCAGTCCTCTGGAACTGAAAGGAATAGATGAAACAGTTCTCACCTTTGTAGTAAGAACAGATTTAGATAGCTATATAACTAATGACTCAAGTTCTACTGGATCATAA